The Lysobacter gummosus genome includes a region encoding these proteins:
- a CDS encoding PKD domain-containing protein, which yields MAAFRGAPGGNTAPVANFSSSASGLTVSFTDSSSDSDGSIASRSWNFGDGTTSTATNPSKTYSAAGTYTVTLTVTDNGGLTHTKTASVTVSAGGVQTYTNGTDVNIPDNNATGVSSSIAVSGRTGNAPSNAQVAVNIVHPYKGDLIVDLVAPDGSVYNIHNRTGTSADNVSGTFTINLSSEALNGTWKLRAADRAAQDIGKIDTWSITF from the coding sequence ATGGCCGCGTTCCGGGGCGCGCCGGGCGGCAACACCGCGCCGGTGGCCAACTTCAGCTCCAGCGCCAGCGGATTGACGGTGAGCTTCACCGACAGCTCCAGCGACAGCGACGGCAGCATCGCCTCGCGCAGTTGGAACTTCGGCGACGGCACCACTTCGACCGCGACCAATCCGAGCAAGACCTACAGCGCGGCCGGCACCTACACCGTCACCCTGACCGTCACCGACAACGGCGGCCTGACCCACACCAAGACCGCCTCGGTCACGGTCAGCGCCGGCGGCGTGCAGACCTACACCAACGGCACCGACGTCAACATTCCGGACAACAACGCCACCGGCGTGTCGAGCAGCATCGCCGTGTCGGGACGTACCGGCAACGCGCCGAGCAATGCGCAGGTCGCGGTGAACATCGTGCATCCGTACAAGGGCGACCTGATCGTCGATCTGGTCGCGCCGGACGGCTCGGTCTACAACATCCACAACCGTACCGGCACCAGCGCCGACAACGTCAGCGGCACGTTCACCATCAATCTGTCGAGCGAAGCGCTCAACGGCACCTGGAAGCTGCGCGCCGCCGATCGCGCCGCGCAGGACATCGGCAAGATCGACACCTGGAGCATCACCTTCTAA
- a CDS encoding SDR family oxidoreductase, translating to MKPWTVRELAPQPGRRAVITGATGGIGLETALALAGADFEVTVTGRNDDKGEIALRRIRDAHPRARVRYEHLDLASLASVKQFAERYAAQHDGLDVLINNAGVMTPPQRQTTADGFELQFGTNYLGHYALTARLLPQLRKGAAPRVVNVSSLAHKLLADIHFDDLQWQRGYKPWRAYAQSKLAMLSFALELQRRSDAGDWGLIGNGAHPGYARTDLIANGPGTDAWHTRLGVRLLQPWTSHSAADGAMPTVYAAAAPQARRGGYYGPSDMFEQKGPVGEARIGARALDEAVAARLWDVSAKLTGVSWPSTLIDTAAPARIAAGGADWNSERPA from the coding sequence ATGAAACCCTGGACTGTGCGCGAACTCGCGCCGCAACCCGGCCGCCGCGCCGTCATCACCGGCGCCACCGGCGGCATCGGCCTGGAAACCGCGCTGGCTTTGGCCGGCGCCGATTTCGAGGTGACCGTGACCGGCCGCAACGACGACAAGGGCGAGATCGCGCTGCGCCGCATCCGCGATGCGCATCCGCGCGCGCGGGTGCGCTACGAACACCTCGACCTCGCCAGCCTGGCCTCGGTGAAGCAGTTCGCCGAGCGCTATGCCGCGCAGCACGACGGCCTCGACGTGCTGATCAACAACGCCGGCGTGATGACGCCGCCGCAGCGGCAGACCACCGCCGACGGTTTCGAACTGCAGTTCGGCACCAACTATCTGGGCCACTACGCGCTGACCGCGCGGCTGTTGCCGCAGTTGCGCAAGGGCGCCGCGCCGCGCGTGGTCAACGTCAGCAGCCTGGCGCACAAGCTGCTGGCCGATATCCACTTCGACGACCTGCAATGGCAGCGCGGCTACAAACCGTGGCGGGCGTATGCGCAGTCGAAACTGGCGATGCTCAGCTTCGCCCTCGAACTGCAGCGGCGCAGCGATGCCGGCGATTGGGGCTTGATCGGCAACGGCGCCCATCCGGGCTATGCGCGCACCGACCTGATCGCCAACGGGCCCGGCACCGATGCGTGGCACACGCGGCTGGGCGTGCGCTTGCTTCAGCCCTGGACCAGCCACTCCGCCGCCGACGGGGCGATGCCGACGGTCTATGCCGCGGCCGCGCCCCAAGCCAGGCGCGGCGGCTACTACGGCCCCAGCGACATGTTCGAACAGAAAGGCCCGGTGGGCGAAGCCAGGATCGGCGCGCGCGCGCTCGACGAAGCCGTGGCCGCGCGCCTGTGGGACGTTTCGGCCAAGCTCACCGGAGTAAGCTGGCCAAGCACCTTGATCGACACCGCCGCGCCCGCGCGCATCGCGGCCGGCGGCGCGGATTGGAATTCGGAGCGACCGGCATGA
- a CDS encoding epimerase → MKVVIFGATGMVGQGVLRECLLAPDVELVQTVGRTATGGGEAKLREVVHANFLDFSAVEERLRGFDACFFCLGVSSLGMNEADYTRITYDYTMAAARTLAKLNPGMVFTYVTGAGTDSSEKGRTMWARVKGRTENQLQTLGFKATYLFRPGAILPLHGIEPKDSRLRTLYRLTRPLWRMARAAWPNRVASTETIGLAMLGVVRRGAAKPIVDPPDIEAIARRERGQR, encoded by the coding sequence ATGAAGGTGGTGATCTTCGGCGCGACCGGCATGGTCGGGCAGGGCGTGTTGCGCGAGTGTCTGCTCGCGCCGGACGTCGAGTTGGTGCAGACCGTCGGCCGCACCGCGACCGGCGGCGGCGAGGCCAAGCTGCGCGAAGTGGTGCATGCGAATTTCCTGGACTTCAGCGCGGTGGAAGAACGACTGCGCGGCTTCGACGCGTGTTTCTTCTGCCTGGGCGTGAGTTCGCTGGGCATGAACGAAGCCGACTACACCCGCATCACCTACGACTACACGATGGCGGCCGCGCGCACGCTGGCGAAGTTGAATCCGGGCATGGTCTTCACCTACGTCACCGGCGCCGGCACCGACAGCAGCGAGAAGGGGCGCACGATGTGGGCGCGGGTCAAGGGCCGCACCGAAAACCAGTTGCAGACGCTCGGTTTCAAGGCGACGTATCTGTTCCGGCCCGGCGCGATCCTGCCCTTGCACGGCATCGAACCGAAAGATTCGCGCCTGCGCACGCTGTACCGGTTGACCAGGCCGTTGTGGCGCATGGCGCGCGCGGCCTGGCCGAATCGGGTCGCCAGCACGGAAACCATCGGCCTGGCGATGCTGGGCGTGGTGCGCCGCGGCGCGGCCAAGCCGATCGTCGATCCGCCCGACATCGAGGCGATCGCGCGGCGCGAACGCGGCCAGCGATAA
- a CDS encoding proprotein convertase P-domain-containing protein, protein MKRICGSLLLLGLSISAALAAPASRPAAFDHHNISSVDKIAVRAMPAVDVAKLKAEDLLRDKRGDIPRFAFPIKVDMTPLNSGVWEDLDADNVIWRQRVRSEKALSLNFGFTQYHMPQGGRLLVYPATQAAAGDRNLISEYTARDNNAQGQLWTAIVPGQEAVIEVVVPRAKLGELKLKLGQVGHDYVGFGPLARRLAAASGEKGVSGQCNVDVVCPDGDGRRDIIRSVAAYSKNGSLACTGSLVNNTANDKKMYFLTANHCGMTTASTAASIVVYWNYQNSTCRAPNTPASGANGDGSMSQNQSGSTVKASYADSDFTLLELNTAANPAFNLYWAGWDRRDQNFSSAIAIHHPNVAEKRISLSTSPTSFVAWGGGAGTTHLNVQWQPTGGVTEPGSSGSPLYSPEKRVIGQLHGGPSSCSATGTNRSDQYGRVFTSWTGGGTASTRLSNWLDAGNTGAQFIDGLDSGGGTPNTPPVANFTSTTSGLTATFTDTSTDSDGTIASRSWNFGDGTTSTATNPTKTYSAAGTYTVTLTVTDNGGATHTKTGSVTVSGTPGSQTYTNETDVAITDHATVESPITVSGRSGNGLPSTSIQVTIYHTYKSDLKVDLVAPDGTVYNLHNRTGGSADNVIGTYTKDLSSEPLNGVWKLRVNDNATIDTGRIDKWSITF, encoded by the coding sequence ATGAAACGCATTTGTGGTTCCTTGTTGTTGCTCGGACTCTCGATCAGCGCCGCACTCGCCGCGCCGGCCTCGCGCCCGGCGGCTTTCGATCATCACAATATTTCCAGCGTGGACAAGATCGCCGTGCGCGCCATGCCCGCGGTCGATGTGGCCAAGCTGAAGGCGGAAGACCTGCTGCGCGACAAGCGCGGCGATATCCCGCGTTTCGCCTTCCCGATCAAGGTCGATATGACCCCGCTCAACTCGGGCGTGTGGGAAGACCTCGATGCCGACAACGTCATCTGGCGTCAGCGCGTGCGTTCGGAAAAAGCGCTGTCGCTGAACTTCGGCTTCACGCAATATCACATGCCGCAGGGCGGCCGTCTGCTGGTGTATCCGGCTACTCAGGCTGCCGCCGGCGACCGCAACCTCATCAGCGAATACACCGCGCGCGACAACAACGCGCAGGGCCAGCTGTGGACGGCGATCGTGCCGGGCCAGGAAGCGGTGATCGAAGTGGTGGTGCCGCGCGCCAAGCTCGGCGAGCTCAAGCTCAAGCTGGGCCAGGTCGGCCACGACTACGTCGGTTTCGGCCCGCTCGCGCGCCGTCTGGCCGCGGCCAGCGGCGAGAAGGGCGTGTCGGGTCAGTGCAACGTGGACGTGGTCTGCCCCGACGGCGACGGCCGTCGCGACATCATCCGTTCGGTCGCGGCCTACTCGAAGAACGGCTCGCTGGCGTGTACCGGTTCGCTGGTCAACAACACCGCCAACGACAAGAAGATGTACTTCCTGACCGCCAATCACTGCGGCATGACCACGGCTTCGACCGCGGCCAGCATCGTGGTGTACTGGAACTATCAGAACTCGACCTGCCGCGCGCCGAACACGCCGGCCAGCGGCGCCAACGGCGACGGCTCGATGAGCCAGAACCAGTCCGGTTCGACGGTCAAGGCGAGCTACGCCGACTCCGATTTCACCCTGCTGGAACTCAACACCGCGGCCAACCCGGCGTTCAATCTGTACTGGGCCGGCTGGGACCGTCGCGATCAGAACTTCTCCAGCGCGATCGCCATCCATCATCCCAACGTCGCCGAGAAGCGCATCAGCCTGTCCACCAGCCCGACTTCGTTCGTGGCCTGGGGCGGCGGCGCCGGCACCACGCACTTGAACGTGCAGTGGCAGCCCACCGGCGGCGTGACCGAGCCCGGTTCTTCCGGTTCGCCGTTGTACAGCCCTGAAAAGCGCGTGATCGGCCAGCTGCACGGCGGTCCGTCCAGCTGCAGCGCCACCGGCACCAACCGCAGCGACCAGTACGGCCGCGTGTTCACCTCGTGGACCGGCGGCGGCACCGCCAGCACCCGTTTGAGCAACTGGCTCGACGCGGGCAACACCGGCGCGCAGTTCATCGACGGTCTGGATTCCGGCGGCGGCACGCCGAACACTCCGCCGGTCGCGAACTTCACCTCGACCACCAGCGGCCTGACCGCGACCTTCACCGACACCTCCACCGACAGCGACGGCACCATCGCCTCGCGCAGCTGGAACTTCGGCGACGGCACGACCTCGACTGCGACCAACCCGACCAAGACCTACAGCGCCGCCGGCACCTACACCGTCACGCTGACCGTCACCGACAACGGCGGCGCCACCCACACCAAGACAGGCTCGGTCACGGTGTCCGGCACTCCGGGTTCGCAGACCTACACGAACGAAACCGACGTCGCCATTACCGACCACGCCACGGTCGAAAGCCCGATCACCGTGTCCGGTCGCAGCGGCAACGGTCTGCCGAGCACGTCGATCCAGGTGACGATCTACCACACCTACAAGAGTGATCTTAAGGTGGACCTGGTGGCTCCGGACGGCACGGTCTACAACCTGCACAACCGCACCGGCGGCAGCGCCGACAACGTCATCGGCACCTACACCAAGGATCTGTCGAGCGAGCCGCTCAACGGCGTGTGGAAGCTGCGCGTCAACGACAATGCGACCATCGATACCGGCCGCATCGACAAGTGGAGCATCACGTTCTGA
- a CDS encoding proprotein convertase P-domain-containing protein: MKRFTLTLGLLALSIGTAIAGPALRPAAFDNARISRIDRIALRSMPAVDVAKLRAEDVQRAARREVPRFATALPLNIDTLTSGTWEDLDADHVVWRTRIESKNALTLNFHFTQFKLPAGARMLIYPADQTPSSSANFVRSFTSADNQADGQLWTPVVIGDEAVIEVVVPRAKAGELKLRLGEVNHDYVGISKLARDAALDQAKGVSGSCNIDVVCPEGNGHRDVIRSVAAYSKQGTMWCTGSLVNNSANDKKMYFLTANHCGMTTAAIASSMVVYWNYQNSTCRAPGSSSSGANGDGSLAQSQTGAVVRATNAASDFTLLELNTAANPAYNLFWAGWDRRDQNFAGATAIHHPNVAEKRISHSTVATQISGYNGASGTTHLHVFWQASGGVTEPGSSGSPIYSPEKRVLGQLHGGPSSCSATGADRSDYYGRVFTSWTGGGTAATRLSDWLDAAGTGAQFIDGLDSTGTPPVNNPPTANFSSSASGLTVAFTDSSSDSDGSIASRSWNFGDGTTSTATSPSKTYTTAGTYTVSLTVTDDDGATHTKTASVTVGGSTGPQTYSNETDVAISDNATVESPIVVSGRSGNGASSTPIAVAIVHTYKGDLKVDLVAPDGTVYNLHNRTGGSADNINQTYTKNLSSEALNGTWKLRVNDNAGGDVGKIDKWTITF, encoded by the coding sequence ATGAAACGATTCACCCTGACCCTGGGCCTGCTCGCCCTGTCGATCGGCACCGCGATCGCCGGCCCGGCGCTGCGCCCGGCCGCGTTCGACAACGCGCGCATTTCCCGCATCGACCGCATCGCCCTGCGCAGCATGCCGGCGGTGGACGTCGCCAAGCTGCGCGCCGAGGACGTACAACGCGCCGCGCGCCGCGAAGTGCCGCGCTTCGCCACCGCGCTGCCGCTGAACATCGACACGCTGACCTCGGGCACCTGGGAAGACCTGGATGCCGACCACGTGGTGTGGCGCACCCGCATCGAATCCAAGAACGCGCTGACGCTGAACTTCCACTTCACCCAGTTCAAGCTGCCGGCCGGCGCGCGCATGTTGATCTATCCGGCCGACCAGACCCCCAGTTCCAGCGCCAACTTCGTGCGCAGCTTCACCTCGGCCGACAACCAGGCCGACGGCCAACTGTGGACGCCGGTGGTGATCGGCGATGAAGCGGTGATCGAAGTGGTGGTGCCGCGGGCCAAGGCCGGCGAACTCAAGCTGCGCCTGGGCGAGGTCAACCACGATTACGTCGGCATCAGCAAGCTCGCGCGCGACGCCGCGCTGGATCAGGCCAAGGGCGTGTCGGGCAGCTGCAACATCGACGTGGTGTGCCCGGAAGGCAACGGCCATCGCGACGTGATCCGCTCGGTCGCGGCGTATTCCAAGCAGGGCACGATGTGGTGCACCGGCTCGCTGGTGAACAACTCCGCCAACGACAAGAAGATGTACTTCCTGACCGCGAACCACTGCGGCATGACCACCGCGGCGATCGCCTCGAGCATGGTCGTGTATTGGAACTACCAGAATTCGACCTGCCGCGCGCCGGGCTCGTCCTCCAGCGGCGCCAACGGCGACGGCTCGCTCGCGCAGTCGCAGACCGGCGCGGTCGTGCGCGCGACCAACGCCGCGTCCGACTTCACCCTGCTGGAACTCAACACCGCCGCCAACCCGGCCTACAACCTGTTCTGGGCCGGCTGGGACCGCCGCGATCAGAACTTCGCCGGCGCCACCGCGATCCATCATCCCAATGTCGCCGAGAAGCGCATCAGCCACTCCACCGTCGCCACCCAGATCAGCGGCTACAACGGCGCCAGCGGCACCACGCACCTGCACGTGTTCTGGCAGGCCAGCGGCGGCGTGACCGAGCCGGGTTCGTCCGGTTCGCCGATCTACAGCCCCGAAAAGCGCGTGCTGGGCCAGTTGCACGGCGGCCCGTCCAGCTGCAGCGCCACCGGCGCCGATCGCAGCGACTACTACGGCCGCGTGTTCACCTCGTGGACCGGCGGCGGCACCGCGGCGACGCGCCTGAGCGACTGGCTCGACGCGGCCGGTACCGGCGCGCAGTTCATCGACGGCCTGGATTCGACCGGCACGCCGCCGGTCAACAATCCGCCGACCGCGAACTTCAGCTCCAGCGCCAGCGGCCTGACGGTGGCCTTCACCGACAGCTCCAGCGACAGCGACGGCAGCATCGCTTCGCGCAGCTGGAACTTCGGCGACGGCACCACTTCGACCGCGACCAGCCCGAGCAAGACCTACACCACCGCCGGCACCTACACCGTCAGCCTGACCGTCACCGACGACGACGGCGCCACCCACACCAAGACCGCGTCGGTCACGGTGGGCGGCAGCACCGGTCCGCAGACCTACAGCAACGAGACCGATGTCGCCATCAGCGACAACGCCACGGTGGAAAGCCCGATCGTGGTGTCGGGCCGCAGCGGCAACGGGGCGAGCAGCACGCCGATCGCGGTCGCCATCGTCCACACCTACAAGGGCGATCTGAAGGTCGACCTGGTCGCGCCGGACGGCACGGTCTACAACCTGCACAACCGCACCGGCGGCAGCGCCGACAACATCAACCAGACCTACACCAAGAACCTGTCGAGCGAAGCCTTGAACGGAACCTGGAAGCTGCGCGTCAACGACAACGCCGGCGGCGATGTCGGCAAGATCGACAAGTGGACCATCACGTTCTGA
- a CDS encoding M14 family zinc carboxypeptidase: protein MRFQHAALPLLLALSASAAAADEQPVFVTARYDNPAQLQRIASRFQHLNVDRRAKTVRVEALPEDLTALTRAGFKYEIDQDATARLQRLQSALQSSLDGAKSIPGFTCFRTVEETYSTMDTLAATKPNLARITNIGPTWQKTQSAGTGYDMRVLRLSNTATDAALPNKPTLVLFGSIHAREYAPAELVTRFAEGLVNGYGTDPEATWLLDNFAFQLVLQANPDGRKKAEAGASWRKNVNNSNGGNCSASSYGTDLNRNFPYHWNTASGGSSGNQCAETYRGPTAASDPETQNLMRLVAGTRGSNGVYTGGVFADRRPDDVNTPAPEDTQGVFIDIHSAADLVLWSWGDTSNPAPNMSGLRTLGRRMAYFNGYYPQQSDELYATDGTTDDTMYGLLGVPGYTIELGGSFFESCSSFTGTTLPNNLKTLRYVARSLWAPYTLPSGPDTTVVNVSSATVPAGTPVTVTANINDSLFSQRNGTEPVQNIASARAYLDAPPWASGATPIALSASDGSFNSSNENVTGSISTTGLSQGPHTVYVQGTDASGKPGTPNAVRFTVGGTGPGNNPPVANFTSSASGLSVNFTDTSTDSDGTIASRSWNFGDGTTSTAANPSKTYSAAGTYTVTLTVTDDDGATNTKSGSVTVGTSGSQTYTNGTDVAIIDNATVESSITVSGRTGNGSASTPIQVTIYHTYKSDIKVDLVAPDGTLYNIHDRTGGSADNLIGTFNKNLSGEPLNGVWKLRVNDNASSDVGRIDTWSITF, encoded by the coding sequence ATGCGCTTCCAACACGCCGCGTTGCCGCTGTTGCTGGCTTTGTCCGCCAGCGCCGCGGCCGCCGATGAGCAACCCGTCTTCGTCACCGCCAGGTACGACAATCCCGCGCAACTGCAGCGCATCGCCTCGCGCTTCCAGCATCTCAACGTCGATCGCCGGGCCAAGACCGTACGCGTTGAGGCTCTGCCTGAAGACCTGACCGCGCTGACCCGCGCCGGCTTCAAGTACGAAATCGACCAGGACGCCACCGCCAGGCTCCAGCGCCTGCAAAGCGCGCTGCAAAGTTCCCTGGACGGCGCCAAGAGCATTCCCGGTTTCACCTGCTTCCGCACGGTGGAAGAAACCTATTCCACGATGGACACGCTGGCGGCGACCAAGCCGAACCTGGCGCGCATCACCAACATCGGCCCGACCTGGCAGAAGACCCAGAGCGCCGGCACCGGCTACGACATGCGCGTGCTGCGGCTGAGCAACACCGCCACCGACGCCGCGCTGCCGAACAAGCCCACGCTGGTGCTGTTCGGCTCGATCCACGCGCGCGAATACGCGCCGGCCGAACTGGTCACCCGTTTCGCCGAAGGCCTGGTCAACGGCTACGGCACCGATCCGGAAGCGACCTGGCTGCTCGACAACTTCGCCTTCCAGCTGGTGCTGCAGGCCAATCCCGACGGCCGCAAGAAGGCCGAGGCGGGCGCTTCGTGGCGCAAGAACGTCAACAACAGCAACGGCGGCAACTGCAGCGCCAGCAGCTACGGCACCGATCTCAACCGCAATTTCCCCTATCACTGGAACACCGCCTCGGGCGGTTCCAGCGGCAATCAGTGCGCGGAGACCTATCGCGGCCCGACCGCGGCGTCGGATCCGGAAACCCAGAACCTGATGCGCCTGGTCGCCGGCACCCGCGGCAGCAACGGCGTCTACACCGGCGGCGTCTTCGCCGACCGCCGTCCCGACGACGTCAACACGCCCGCGCCCGAAGACACGCAGGGCGTGTTCATCGATATCCACAGCGCCGCCGACCTGGTGCTGTGGTCGTGGGGCGACACCAGCAATCCCGCGCCGAACATGAGCGGTCTGCGCACGCTCGGCCGGCGCATGGCGTATTTCAACGGCTACTACCCGCAGCAGTCCGATGAGTTGTACGCCACCGACGGCACCACCGACGACACCATGTACGGTCTGCTCGGCGTGCCGGGTTACACGATCGAACTGGGCGGCAGTTTCTTCGAAAGCTGCAGCAGCTTCACCGGCACCACCCTGCCCAACAACCTCAAGACCCTGCGCTATGTCGCGCGCAGCCTGTGGGCGCCGTACACGCTGCCCAGCGGCCCGGACACCACGGTGGTCAACGTGTCCTCGGCCACGGTGCCGGCGGGCACGCCGGTGACGGTCACCGCCAACATCAACGACAGCCTCTTCAGCCAGCGCAACGGCACCGAGCCGGTGCAGAACATCGCCTCGGCGCGCGCGTATCTGGACGCGCCGCCGTGGGCGAGCGGGGCGACGCCGATCGCGCTCAGCGCCAGCGACGGCAGCTTCAACAGCAGCAACGAGAACGTCACCGGCAGCATCTCCACCACCGGCCTCAGCCAGGGCCCGCACACGGTCTACGTGCAGGGCACCGATGCTTCGGGCAAGCCGGGCACGCCGAACGCGGTGCGTTTCACCGTGGGCGGCACCGGCCCGGGCAACAATCCGCCGGTGGCGAATTTCACTTCCAGCGCCAGCGGCCTGAGCGTGAACTTCACCGACACCTCCACCGACAGCGACGGCACCATTGCCTCGCGCAGCTGGAATTTCGGCGACGGCACTACCTCCACCGCGGCCAATCCGTCCAAGACCTACAGCGCGGCGGGCACCTATACCGTCACCTTGACCGTCACCGACGACGACGGCGCCACCAACACCAAGAGCGGTTCGGTCACCGTCGGCACCAGCGGTTCGCAGACCTACACCAACGGCACGGACGTGGCCATCATCGACAACGCCACGGTGGAAAGTTCGATCACCGTGTCCGGCCGCACCGGCAACGGCTCGGCGAGCACGCCGATCCAGGTCACGATCTATCACACCTACAAGAGCGACATCAAAGTCGATCTGGTGGCGCCGGACGGTACGCTCTACAACATCCACGATCGCACCGGCGGCAGCGCCGATAACCTCATCGGCACCTTCAACAAGAATTTGTCCGGCGAGCCGCTCAACGGCGTGTGGAAGCTGCGCGTCAACGACAACGCGAGCAGCGACGTCGGCCGGATCGATACCTGGAGCATCACGTTCTAA
- a CDS encoding M20/M25/M40 family metallo-hydrolase: protein MNPHLASTPVKFVPALLALALAAAVSPALAQSHGHDHARPADATDDPFKPVYIVTSRATFDAGVQTLAKSASGVSNRAGDKLVIAELKTHQLTDVTRHVHEKEKRCGGFVAFDSREEAEAFVRSERSVEAMNNTFATYTVDNQATVTPWLSQVAEANIRGTINHLSTQYPNRYYASTHGRTSATWIKDNWLSLANGRSDVSAELYTGCTNCSTQPSAILTIQGSELPNEVVVLGAHLDSISSSGSGDAMNAPGADDDASGIATLTEVVRVALASGYKPKRTIKFMGYAAEEVGLRGSNAIANDFKNRGVNVVGVLQLDMTNYRTTGPNPVRLVTDYSNSALQQFLRDLHSTYLGGTLGTYTCGYGCSDHASWTSAGFPAAIYFEGGTSSGGYSPYIHSPSDTMANMSNSAANSVPFAKLGLAFLGELGKTAGTGPGPGPGTQTYSNGTDVAINDNATVDSPITVSGRTGNAPTSASVSVSIIHTYKGDLKVDLVAPDGSLYNIHNRTGGSADNVSGTFTFNLSSEPLNGVWKLRVNDNANNDVGRIDTWSITF from the coding sequence GTGAATCCGCACCTCGCCTCTACGCCCGTGAAGTTCGTTCCGGCCCTGCTTGCACTCGCCCTGGCCGCCGCCGTATCGCCCGCCCTCGCACAAAGCCATGGCCACGACCATGCACGCCCGGCCGACGCGACCGACGATCCGTTCAAGCCCGTCTACATCGTGACCTCGCGCGCGACCTTCGACGCCGGCGTGCAGACGCTGGCCAAGAGCGCCAGCGGCGTCAGCAACCGTGCCGGCGACAAGCTGGTCATCGCCGAGCTCAAGACCCATCAGCTCACCGACGTCACCCGTCACGTGCACGAGAAGGAAAAGCGCTGCGGCGGCTTCGTCGCCTTCGACAGCCGCGAAGAGGCGGAAGCCTTCGTGCGCAGCGAGCGCAGCGTGGAGGCGATGAACAACACGTTCGCGACCTACACCGTCGATAACCAGGCCACGGTCACCCCGTGGTTGAGCCAGGTCGCCGAGGCCAACATCCGCGGCACCATCAACCATCTGTCCACGCAATATCCGAACCGTTACTACGCCTCCACTCATGGCCGCACTTCGGCGACCTGGATCAAGGACAACTGGCTCTCGCTCGCCAACGGCCGCAGCGACGTCAGCGCCGAGCTCTACACCGGCTGCACCAACTGCTCGACCCAACCGTCGGCGATCCTGACCATCCAGGGCAGCGAACTGCCGAACGAAGTGGTCGTGCTGGGCGCGCATCTTGACTCGATCTCCAGCAGCGGCAGCGGCGATGCGATGAACGCACCGGGCGCCGACGACGACGCGTCGGGCATCGCGACCTTGACCGAAGTGGTGCGGGTGGCCCTGGCCAGCGGCTACAAGCCCAAGCGCACGATCAAGTTCATGGGCTATGCGGCGGAAGAGGTGGGCCTGCGCGGTTCCAATGCGATCGCCAACGATTTCAAGAACCGCGGCGTCAACGTGGTCGGCGTGTTGCAGCTGGACATGACCAACTACCGCACCACCGGCCCGAACCCGGTGCGTCTGGTCACCGACTACTCCAACTCGGCGCTGCAACAGTTCCTGCGCGATCTGCACTCGACCTACCTCGGCGGCACCCTGGGCACCTACACCTGCGGCTATGGTTGTTCCGATCACGCGTCGTGGACCTCGGCGGGCTTCCCGGCGGCGATCTACTTCGAAGGCGGCACCTCCAGCGGCGGCTATTCGCCGTATATCCATTCGCCGTCGGACACGATGGCGAACATGAGCAACTCGGCGGCCAACAGCGTGCCGTTCGCCAAGCTCGGCCTGGCCTTCCTCGGCGAGCTGGGCAAGACCGCCGGCACCGGCCCGGGACCGGGTCCGGGCACCCAGACCTACAGCAACGGCACCGACGTTGCGATCAACGACAACGCCACGGTGGACAGCCCGATCACGGTGTCCGGCCGCACCGGCAACGCGCCGACCAGCGCCAGCGTTTCGGTCAGCATCATCCACACCTACAAGGGCGATCTGAAGGTCGATCTGGTCGCGCCGGACGGTTCGCTCTACAACATCCACAACCGCACCGGCGGCAGCGCCGACAACGTCAGCGGCACCTTCACCTTCAACTTGTCCAGCGAGCCGCTCAACGGCGTGTGGAAGCTGCGGGTCAACGACAACGCCAACAACGACGTCGGCCGTATCGACACCTGGAGCATCACCTTCTGA
- a CDS encoding SDR family NAD(P)-dependent oxidoreductase encodes MSKVWLVTDSARGMGRDISAAVLARDDRLFAAARDPAQLDDLLARCGERVRAFALDVTDAAAAQAAVVAAIDAFGRIDVQVNNAVRGPKPRFPNA; translated from the coding sequence ATGTCGAAAGTCTGGTTGGTCACCGATAGCGCCCGCGGTATGGGCCGCGATATTTCCGCAGCCGTGCTGGCGCGCGACGACCGTTTGTTCGCCGCCGCGCGCGATCCGGCGCAGCTCGACGATCTGCTCGCGCGCTGCGGCGAGCGCGTGCGTGCGTTCGCCCTGGACGTCACCGACGCCGCCGCCGCGCAGGCCGCGGTGGTCGCCGCGATCGATGCTTTCGGCCGCATCGACGTGCAGGTGAACAACGCCGTCCGCGGCCCGAAGCCGCGATTCCCCAACGCCTGA